From Carettochelys insculpta isolate YL-2023 chromosome 22, ASM3395843v1, whole genome shotgun sequence, one genomic window encodes:
- the LOC142024961 gene encoding C-type lectin domain family 2 member D-like, whose amino-acid sequence MKCIKEHRIAIAIVIIAALIITIIALAATKTPPCPRCLPETNSACPDGWVGFQGKCNYFSETERNWTDSQSYCSALNATLAAIDSLLELKFTMRYGGGLYRWIGLCREQGQGQLWKWTNGTIFNNFFQVRGEGQCAYLNERGVSSSRCHSERYFICSQLHECSQRKPSLTRGDATSKIT is encoded by the exons ATGAAGTGCATTAAAGAGCACAGGATCGCGATTGCCATTGTCATTATTGCAGCTTTGATCATCACCATAATTGCACTGGCTG CCACGAAAACACCCCCCTGCCCACGTTGCCTGCCAGAGACCAATTCTGCGTGCCCAGACGGCTGGGTTGGCTTCCAGGGGAAGTGCAACTACTTCTCAGAGACCGAAAGGAACTGGACCGATAGCCAAAGCTACTGCTCTGCACTCAACGCGACTCTGGCCGCCATCgattccctgctggagctg AAGTTCACAATGCGCTATGGAGGGGGCCTTTATCGCTGGATCGGCCTCTGCAGGGAACAAGGTCAGGGCCAGCTTTGGAAGTGGACCAATGGAACCATATTCAACAACTT CTTTCAGGTCAGAGGGGAAGGGCAATGCGCCTACTTGAACGAACGTGGCGTTAGCAGCTCCAGGTGCCACTCGGAGAGATATTTCATCTGCAGTCAGCTGCACGAGTGCTCACAAAGGAAGCCGAGCCTGACGAGAGGGGACGCAACATCCAAGATCACTTAA